The Geobacillus stearothermophilus ATCC 12980 genome contains a region encoding:
- a CDS encoding RsfA family transcriptional regulator encodes MKTRQDAWSHEEDVLLAETVLQYIREGKTQLAAFEVVGRQLHRTAAACGFRWNAEVRKRHLEAIEQAKKQRKERKRALEMMKKWQKEAAAVSFGAPDDPKLAEGSSPFLPATPLTLDECISFLQRLRNDVEQLEAARRENERLKRERAEWQARNEQLAKKAERLEARQTTVHEDYEALVKIMARARQLASEEGDRFSLAQLLLSETGGQVEPMAHS; translated from the coding sequence ATGAAAACAAGACAGGATGCTTGGTCACATGAAGAAGATGTACTGTTGGCTGAAACGGTGCTGCAATATATACGCGAAGGAAAAACGCAACTTGCCGCTTTTGAAGTCGTTGGGAGACAACTGCACCGCACAGCGGCGGCATGCGGGTTCCGCTGGAACGCCGAGGTGCGGAAACGACACCTTGAAGCCATTGAACAGGCAAAAAAACAGCGAAAAGAACGGAAACGGGCATTGGAAATGATGAAAAAATGGCAAAAGGAGGCGGCCGCCGTATCGTTCGGCGCCCCTGACGATCCGAAACTTGCCGAGGGATCGTCCCCGTTTCTCCCGGCTACCCCGTTGACGCTTGACGAGTGCATTTCCTTTTTGCAAAGGCTGCGGAACGACGTTGAGCAGCTGGAAGCCGCCCGCCGGGAAAACGAGCGACTGAAACGGGAACGGGCGGAGTGGCAGGCTCGCAATGAACAGTTGGCCAAAAAGGCCGAACGCTTGGAAGCGCGCCAGACGACGGTGCACGAAGATTACGAGGCGCTCGTCAAAATTATGGCCCGCGCCCGTCAGCTTGCCTCCGAAGAAGGCGACCGCTTTTCCCTCGCCCAGCTTCTTCTCTCCGAAACGGGCGGACAAGTCGAACCGATGGCCCATTCATAA
- a CDS encoding cysteine desulfurase family protein: MERIYLDHAATSPVHPDVAAGMVQWMTEQFGNPSSIHHFGRQSRRAVDEARAVVARSIGAKETEIVFTSGGTEADNFAVIGTAIANRGRGNHIITTAIEHHAVLRACEYLETQGFKVTYLPVDEQGTVSVEDVKAALRDETVLVSVMFANNEVGTIQPIREIGALLRDHPAYFHTDAVQAYGLLPIDVNEYGIDLLSISAHKINGPKGSGALYVRETVRITPLFFGGEQERKRRAGTENVPGIIGLAQAAEIAERTREEKRRQYAAWREAMLAIFRSSGIDYAVNGRPDGLPHILNVAFPGTNVESLLVNLDLAGIAASSGSACTAGSIDPSHVLVAMCGKESERIRSSVRFSFGLGNTMEQIERAAEETVKIIKRLTNR, encoded by the coding sequence TTGGAACGGATTTATTTGGACCATGCGGCAACTTCCCCTGTCCATCCAGACGTAGCTGCCGGTATGGTTCAGTGGATGACGGAACAGTTCGGCAACCCGTCAAGCATCCATCATTTTGGACGGCAGAGCCGCCGCGCGGTCGATGAAGCGAGGGCTGTTGTCGCCCGCTCGATTGGGGCGAAAGAGACGGAGATTGTGTTTACAAGCGGCGGCACGGAAGCGGATAACTTTGCGGTCATCGGAACGGCCATAGCGAACCGTGGCCGCGGCAATCATATCATTACAACCGCCATCGAGCATCATGCGGTGCTGCGCGCTTGTGAATATTTAGAGACGCAAGGGTTTAAGGTCACGTATTTGCCCGTTGACGAACAAGGGACCGTATCGGTCGAGGATGTCAAGGCCGCGCTGCGCGATGAGACCGTTTTGGTGTCGGTCATGTTTGCCAACAACGAAGTCGGCACGATCCAGCCGATTCGAGAAATCGGGGCGCTGCTTCGCGATCATCCGGCTTATTTCCATACGGACGCCGTCCAGGCGTACGGGCTTCTTCCGATCGATGTGAATGAATACGGGATCGATTTGCTGTCGATTTCTGCTCATAAAATCAACGGCCCGAAAGGAAGCGGAGCTTTGTATGTCCGGGAAACGGTCCGCATCACTCCGCTCTTTTTCGGCGGCGAACAGGAGCGGAAGCGGCGCGCCGGCACGGAAAACGTCCCCGGCATCATCGGCTTGGCGCAGGCGGCGGAAATCGCTGAGCGAACAAGGGAAGAGAAACGTCGGCAATATGCGGCGTGGCGCGAGGCGATGCTTGCGATTTTCCGCTCCTCAGGGATCGATTATGCGGTCAACGGCCGCCCGGATGGCCTGCCGCATATTTTGAATGTCGCCTTCCCGGGAACGAATGTCGAATCGCTGCTCGTGAACTTGGATTTAGCCGGCATTGCCGCCTCGAGCGGGTCAGCATGCACCGCCGGATCAATCGACCCATCGCACGTGCTTGTCGCGATGTGCGGAAAAGAGTCGGAGCGCATCCGTTCGTCTGTGCGCTTCAGCTTCGGGCTCGGCAATACGATGGAACAAATTGAGCGGGCGGCCGAGGAAACAGTGAAGATCATAAAGCGGCTCACAAACCGCTAA
- the cymR gene encoding cysteine metabolism transcriptional regulator CymR: protein MKISTKGRYGLTIMIELAKKYGDRPISLRSIAKANNLSEHYLEQLVTPLRNAGLVKSIRGAYGGYVLAEHPAKITAGDILRVLEGPLTPVEELEEEEPAKRELWIRIRDAVEEVLDSTTLEDLAKYSDGDEGAYMFYI from the coding sequence ATGAAGATTTCGACGAAAGGCCGATATGGCTTGACGATTATGATTGAATTGGCCAAAAAATATGGCGATCGTCCGATCTCGCTTCGTTCGATCGCCAAGGCGAACAATTTATCTGAACATTATTTAGAGCAGCTCGTCACGCCGTTGCGCAACGCCGGGCTCGTCAAAAGCATTCGTGGAGCGTATGGCGGCTATGTGCTCGCTGAGCATCCGGCGAAAATCACCGCCGGCGACATTTTGCGCGTGTTGGAGGGGCCGCTGACCCCGGTCGAGGAGCTCGAGGAGGAAGAGCCGGCGAAGCGCGAGCTATGGATTCGCATCCGCGATGCGGTCGAGGAAGTGCTCGACAGCACAACGCTCGAAGATTTGGCGAAGTATAGCGACGGGGATGAAGGGGCATATATGTTTTATATTTAA
- the mnmA gene encoding tRNA 2-thiouridine(34) synthase MnmA — MNKAPHETRVVVGMSGGVDSSVAALLLKEQGYDVIGIFMKNWDDTDENGVCTATEDYEDVVRVCNQIGIPYYAVNFEKQYWDKVFTYFLNEYKAGRTPNPDVMCNKEIKFKAFLEHAMSIGADYIATGHYARVEFRDGEYKMLRGADPNKDQTYFLNQLGQAQLSKVMFPIGHLQKADVRRIAKEAGLATAGKKDSTGICFIGERDFKEFLSHYLPAQPGVMKTLDGEVKGRHDGVMYYTIGQRHGLGIGGGGEPWFVVGKDVRENVLYVAQGFENDYLYSTSLKAIDVNWVSDRKPEAPFRCTAKFRYRQPDVGVEVRPLPDGKAEVVFDEPARAVTPGQAVVFYNGEECLGGGIIDEVFRNGEKLWYVG, encoded by the coding sequence ATGAACAAAGCGCCGCACGAAACGCGCGTCGTCGTCGGCATGTCCGGCGGGGTCGACTCGTCGGTCGCTGCGCTGCTATTGAAAGAACAAGGATATGATGTGATCGGCATTTTTATGAAAAACTGGGATGACACCGATGAAAACGGCGTTTGCACGGCGACTGAGGACTACGAAGACGTCGTGCGCGTTTGCAATCAAATCGGCATCCCGTATTATGCGGTCAATTTTGAAAAACAGTATTGGGACAAAGTGTTTACGTACTTTTTGAATGAATACAAAGCCGGGCGCACGCCGAACCCGGACGTGATGTGCAATAAGGAAATTAAGTTCAAGGCGTTTTTAGAGCACGCCATGTCGATCGGCGCCGATTACATCGCAACTGGCCATTACGCCCGCGTCGAGTTTCGCGATGGCGAATATAAAATGCTGCGTGGAGCCGACCCGAACAAAGACCAAACGTACTTTTTAAACCAGCTCGGCCAAGCTCAGCTGTCGAAAGTGATGTTTCCGATCGGCCATTTGCAGAAAGCGGACGTGCGCCGGATCGCCAAAGAGGCTGGACTCGCCACCGCTGGAAAAAAAGACAGCACGGGCATTTGCTTTATCGGCGAACGCGATTTCAAAGAATTTTTGAGCCATTATTTGCCGGCTCAGCCGGGAGTGATGAAAACGCTCGATGGCGAAGTGAAAGGGCGGCATGACGGCGTCATGTATTACACGATCGGCCAGCGCCACGGCCTTGGCATCGGCGGCGGCGGCGAGCCGTGGTTTGTCGTCGGCAAGGATGTGCGCGAAAACGTGTTGTATGTCGCCCAAGGGTTTGAAAACGATTATTTGTACTCCACATCATTAAAAGCGATCGATGTCAACTGGGTGTCTGACCGCAAACCGGAAGCGCCGTTCCGCTGTACGGCGAAATTCCGCTATCGCCAGCCGGATGTCGGCGTCGAAGTTCGACCGCTTCCAGACGGCAAAGCCGAAGTCGTGTTCGATGAGCCGGCGCGGGCGGTGACGCCGGGGCAGGCGGTTGTGTTCTACAACGGCGAGGAGTGTCTTGGCGGCGGCATCATCGATGAAGTGTTCCGCAACGGCGAAAAGCTTTGGTATGTTGGTTGA
- a CDS encoding TetR/AcrR family transcriptional regulator: MGRKEDIIETAMKLFAEKGYHATSMQEIAERSGVAKGSIYNYFKSEEELAVSIFRYHYEVLFRQLKQIEADPALTARERLRRQLTVQIQLFDEHKELVQMQLGEQAVKVSHEVQHLVFRIRAHTLHWYRRAIEDIYGEQVRPVSFDCATMLNGMLKEYLIYLAVDRKPLLPEKLAPFLLDRLDAIVASLLDGKAGLLDETVMADYIAAATQERSQWKERAISCLERMAALRPVEDDILRSLRLLKEELEKGETARRFMVEALLLYLAKYSLPLYNELKEAIERYFY; this comes from the coding sequence TTGGGACGGAAAGAGGACATCATTGAAACGGCGATGAAATTATTCGCCGAAAAAGGCTATCACGCTACCTCTATGCAGGAAATAGCCGAGCGGAGCGGAGTAGCCAAAGGTTCGATTTACAATTATTTCAAATCGGAGGAAGAGTTGGCTGTATCGATTTTCCGCTACCATTATGAAGTTTTGTTTCGCCAGCTTAAACAAATCGAGGCTGATCCCGCCTTAACCGCGCGCGAGCGGTTAAGGCGTCAGTTGACTGTACAAATCCAGCTGTTTGACGAACATAAAGAGCTGGTGCAAATGCAGTTGGGCGAACAAGCTGTGAAGGTGAGCCATGAGGTGCAGCATCTGGTGTTTCGCATCCGCGCCCATACGCTCCACTGGTATCGCCGGGCGATTGAAGACATATACGGCGAACAAGTGCGTCCAGTTTCGTTTGATTGCGCGACGATGCTCAACGGAATGCTGAAAGAATATCTGATTTACTTGGCGGTAGACCGAAAACCGCTGCTTCCTGAGAAGCTTGCCCCCTTCTTGCTCGATCGGCTTGATGCCATCGTTGCCAGCCTGCTTGACGGCAAGGCGGGATTGCTCGATGAAACGGTGATGGCGGATTACATTGCTGCGGCGACCCAAGAGCGGAGTCAATGGAAAGAACGGGCCATCAGCTGTTTAGAGCGCATGGCGGCGCTGCGTCCGGTTGAAGACGATATTCTTCGCTCGCTGCGCTTATTGAAGGAAGAACTCGAGAAAGGGGAGACAGCTAGGCGGTTTATGGTGGAGGCGCTTCTGCTCTATTTGGCGAAATACTCTCTTCCGCTGTACAATGAGTTGAAGGAGGCCATTGAACGCTATTTTTATTAA
- the recD2 gene encoding SF1B family DNA helicase RecD2, whose product MQEQQILALDGRTFIKGVCLAVIFHNEETLYTVVRVRVEETNEAPVEEEVVVTGYFPRLNEGDVYIFYGQFRQHPRFGRQYAASQFRKQLPNTKEGVIHYLSSGLFKGIGKKTAAAIVETLGENAIAAILRDPRALERVPKLTKKKAKQLYDALRAHEGLEQTMIALAQLGFGPQLAMKIYQAYGEEAVDIIHENPYQLVEDIEGIGFGRADEIGRQLGISGSHPARLRAASLFVLEQACLQEGHVYLREKELMERIGELLDGRQSGAVDGRAISQTLLMLSEEGKLIAEQGRYYLPSLYFAEKGIVSNIKRLLGQTPPSAFAESEFLLALGALEEQLGMQYAPQQREAIQQALSSPLFILTGGPGTGKTTVIKGIVELFAALNGLSLDPADYKQGEPFPVLLAAPTGRAAKRMSEATGLPAATIHRLLGWNGAEGFSRDENEPISGKLLVIDEMSMVDTWLANQLLKAVPNGMQVIFVGDEDQLPSVGPGQVLKDLLSSGVIPFARLTEVYRQAEGSSIIELAHEMKRGVVPDDLTAPKADRSFIRCRAGQVVDVVRQIADNARKKGFSVKDIQVLAPMYRGPAGIDQLNKALQELFNPPAEGKRELSVGEIVYRVGDKVLQLVNQPEDNVFNGDIGEIVAIFYAKENIEKQDLLVVSFDGIEVTYTRQDLGQITHAYCCSVHKAQGSEFPIVILPVVKSYYRMLKRNLLYTAVTRSKQFLVLCGEEEAFRFGVAKQSDGARQTALAEKLAGAAASFVEVELPFEEANMGMENVTPYDFMGDEPS is encoded by the coding sequence TTGCAAGAGCAACAAATCCTCGCCCTTGACGGACGCACGTTCATTAAAGGAGTGTGCTTGGCGGTCATTTTTCATAATGAGGAAACATTGTACACGGTCGTCCGCGTGCGCGTTGAGGAAACGAACGAAGCGCCCGTTGAGGAGGAAGTCGTCGTCACCGGCTATTTTCCGCGTTTAAACGAAGGGGACGTCTACATCTTTTACGGACAATTCCGCCAACATCCGCGTTTTGGCCGCCAATATGCGGCTAGTCAGTTCCGCAAACAGCTTCCGAACACGAAAGAAGGAGTCATTCATTATTTATCGAGCGGTTTGTTTAAAGGAATCGGCAAAAAAACGGCTGCGGCGATTGTCGAGACGCTCGGCGAAAACGCGATCGCCGCGATTTTGCGCGACCCCAGGGCGCTAGAGCGTGTGCCGAAGCTGACGAAAAAAAAGGCGAAGCAGCTGTACGATGCGCTTCGCGCCCACGAAGGGCTTGAGCAAACGATGATCGCCCTCGCCCAGCTCGGTTTTGGCCCGCAGCTGGCCATGAAAATTTACCAAGCGTATGGCGAAGAAGCGGTTGACATCATCCACGAGAACCCGTACCAGCTCGTTGAGGATATCGAAGGGATCGGCTTTGGCCGCGCTGATGAAATCGGGCGCCAGCTCGGCATTTCCGGCAGCCATCCGGCCCGGCTGCGCGCCGCCTCGTTGTTTGTTCTTGAACAGGCGTGCTTGCAGGAAGGGCACGTTTATTTGCGCGAAAAAGAGCTGATGGAGCGCATCGGGGAGCTGCTTGACGGAAGGCAAAGCGGTGCGGTGGATGGACGAGCGATCAGCCAAACGCTTCTGATGTTAAGCGAAGAAGGGAAGCTGATCGCCGAGCAAGGGCGTTATTATCTCCCTTCCCTTTACTTCGCCGAGAAAGGGATCGTCTCCAACATTAAGCGGCTGCTCGGGCAGACGCCGCCGTCGGCGTTTGCCGAGTCGGAGTTTTTGCTGGCGCTTGGGGCGCTTGAGGAACAGCTTGGCATGCAATATGCCCCCCAGCAAAGGGAAGCGATCCAACAAGCGCTTTCTTCGCCGCTGTTTATTTTGACCGGCGGTCCGGGAACGGGGAAAACGACGGTCATCAAAGGCATCGTCGAGCTGTTTGCCGCCCTAAACGGCCTGTCTCTTGACCCGGCTGACTACAAACAAGGCGAGCCGTTTCCGGTGCTGCTGGCCGCACCGACCGGCCGAGCGGCGAAGCGGATGAGCGAGGCGACCGGGCTGCCGGCGGCGACGATCCACCGCTTGCTTGGCTGGAATGGGGCGGAAGGGTTCAGCCGCGACGAGAACGAACCGATTTCCGGCAAGCTGCTTGTCATCGATGAGATGTCGATGGTCGACACGTGGCTCGCCAACCAGCTGTTAAAAGCCGTGCCAAACGGCATGCAAGTCATTTTTGTCGGCGATGAGGATCAATTGCCATCCGTCGGGCCAGGGCAAGTGCTGAAAGACTTGCTCTCTTCAGGCGTCATTCCGTTCGCTCGGTTGACCGAGGTGTATCGCCAGGCGGAAGGATCATCGATCATCGAGCTCGCTCATGAGATGAAGCGCGGCGTCGTGCCGGACGATTTGACCGCTCCGAAGGCAGACCGTTCATTCATCCGCTGCCGTGCGGGCCAGGTCGTCGATGTCGTGCGGCAAATCGCGGACAACGCGCGCAAAAAAGGGTTTTCCGTCAAAGATATTCAAGTGCTCGCCCCGATGTACCGTGGTCCAGCGGGCATTGACCAATTGAACAAAGCGCTTCAAGAGCTGTTCAACCCGCCGGCTGAGGGGAAGCGGGAGCTGTCGGTCGGTGAGATCGTCTACCGCGTCGGCGATAAGGTGCTGCAGCTCGTCAATCAACCGGAAGACAATGTGTTTAACGGCGACATCGGCGAAATCGTTGCCATTTTTTACGCCAAAGAAAATATCGAAAAGCAAGACTTGCTCGTCGTCTCGTTTGATGGCATTGAAGTGACGTACACACGGCAAGATTTAGGACAAATCACCCATGCGTACTGCTGTTCGGTTCATAAGGCGCAAGGAAGCGAGTTTCCAATCGTCATTTTGCCCGTCGTCAAAAGCTATTACCGGATGTTGAAACGGAATTTGTTGTATACTGCGGTGACAAGAAGCAAGCAGTTTCTCGTTTTATGCGGGGAAGAGGAAGCGTTTCGATTCGGCGTCGCAAAACAAAGCGACGGAGCGCGCCAGACGGCGCTCGCTGAGAAGCTGGCGGGGGCGGCGGCGTCGTTTGTCGAGGTCGAACTGCCGTTTGAAGAGGCGAACATGGGGATGGAAAACGTTACGCCGTATGACTTTATGGGCGATGAGCCAAGCTAA
- a CDS encoding replication-associated recombination protein A, with translation MPKTTEPLAWRMRPRTIDEIVGQQHIIGPSTPLYKMVKKGHVPSLLLYGEPGTGKTSLAYAIARTARREWVAINATAAGKKEIEEAVEAARWSGNVVLFIDEIHRLNKAQQDVLLPHLESGLVTLIGATTENPFHEVNPAIRSRCGQIQQLKPLKPDDLMIILKRALADPERGVGEPPVVIDESLLWRIAEAAGGDARVALSLLEAAVAAADERHGRLYIDEDIVASCTANRGFTHDKYGDHYYSLLSAFQKSVRGSDADAALHYLARLLEGGDLASVCRRLLVMAYEDIGLANPMMGVKVQAAVEAAERLGLPEARIPLAVVTIELCLSPKSNSAYKALDAAIADVRSGKLGDIPDHLKDAHYKGAAALGRGQGYLYPHDYPNGWVAQAYLPSALEGVRYYEPKEHGEEKHYAKVYRRLEQLKQEVKVQP, from the coding sequence ATGCCCAAAACGACGGAGCCGCTTGCTTGGCGGATGCGGCCGCGGACGATCGATGAGATCGTTGGGCAACAGCACATCATTGGCCCTAGTACGCCGCTTTATAAAATGGTCAAAAAAGGTCATGTTCCATCGCTTTTGCTTTACGGAGAGCCGGGGACAGGGAAGACGTCGCTCGCTTACGCCATTGCCCGCACCGCCAGGCGCGAATGGGTCGCTATCAATGCGACGGCCGCCGGCAAAAAGGAAATCGAAGAGGCAGTCGAAGCGGCGCGCTGGTCAGGGAACGTCGTGTTGTTTATCGACGAAATCCATCGGCTGAATAAAGCGCAGCAAGACGTTTTGTTGCCGCATCTCGAATCCGGGCTCGTGACCTTGATTGGCGCCACAACGGAAAACCCGTTTCACGAGGTCAATCCCGCCATTCGCAGCCGCTGCGGGCAAATCCAACAACTGAAACCGCTCAAGCCGGATGACCTCATGATCATTCTGAAGCGGGCGCTCGCTGATCCGGAACGAGGGGTCGGCGAGCCGCCGGTTGTCATTGACGAGTCGTTGTTATGGCGCATCGCCGAGGCAGCCGGTGGGGATGCGCGCGTCGCGCTTTCGCTTCTGGAGGCGGCGGTTGCGGCTGCCGATGAGCGCCACGGCCGCTTGTATATTGATGAGGATATCGTGGCTTCATGCACCGCAAACCGCGGTTTTACCCATGACAAATATGGCGATCATTATTATTCGTTGTTGTCCGCGTTTCAAAAAAGCGTGCGCGGCAGCGATGCCGATGCCGCGCTTCATTATTTGGCCCGTCTGCTTGAAGGCGGAGACTTGGCGTCCGTTTGCCGGAGATTGCTTGTGATGGCTTATGAGGACATCGGACTTGCCAATCCGATGATGGGAGTGAAAGTACAGGCAGCGGTCGAAGCGGCGGAACGCCTCGGACTGCCGGAAGCGCGCATTCCGCTCGCGGTTGTGACGATTGAACTCTGTTTAAGCCCGAAATCCAACAGTGCTTACAAGGCGCTGGACGCTGCCATTGCCGATGTCCGTTCCGGCAAGCTTGGCGATATTCCGGATCATTTAAAAGACGCTCATTACAAAGGGGCGGCTGCACTCGGGCGTGGACAAGGCTACTTGTATCCGCACGATTATCCGAACGGCTGGGTGGCGCAAGCGTATTTGCCCTCCGCTCTGGAAGGCGTCCGCTATTATGAACCGAAAGAGCATGGCGAGGAAAAACATTACGCCAAGGTGTACCGGCGGCTTGAGCAGTTGAAACAAGAGGTCAAGGTTCAGCCGTGA
- a CDS encoding tetratricopeptide repeat protein, which translates to MANFNEQGLRYMREGKYEEAIRCFSAAVEQHPDDPAGYINIGTVLVAAGEEEKALDCFRQALKIDKKAAAAYYGMGTVHYKREQFAKAKDMFERALGLGLDDADTHFMLGMSLWRLEMPRLALPYLQRAADLNETDAEALFQLGLCLATLDYVDEAKRYFEKTLELDPRHADAYYNLGVIYAYKDELDAARNMFAAALEAKPDHVLAGYGKKLMEKRLAP; encoded by the coding sequence GTGGCCAATTTCAACGAACAAGGCTTGAGGTATATGCGCGAGGGGAAGTATGAGGAAGCCATCCGCTGTTTTTCCGCTGCGGTCGAACAGCATCCGGACGATCCAGCCGGGTACATTAACATTGGCACGGTTCTCGTTGCTGCCGGTGAAGAAGAGAAGGCGCTTGACTGTTTCCGGCAGGCGTTGAAAATTGACAAGAAGGCGGCGGCCGCGTATTACGGCATGGGTACAGTGCATTATAAGCGTGAGCAGTTCGCGAAAGCGAAAGATATGTTTGAGCGCGCGCTAGGGCTTGGTCTTGACGATGCCGATACGCATTTTATGCTCGGCATGTCCTTATGGCGGCTCGAGATGCCGCGGCTGGCGCTGCCGTATTTGCAGCGCGCGGCTGATCTGAACGAGACGGATGCCGAAGCGCTGTTTCAGCTTGGCCTTTGCCTCGCCACACTCGATTATGTCGATGAGGCGAAGCGTTATTTCGAAAAAACGTTGGAACTCGATCCGCGCCACGCTGATGCGTACTACAATTTAGGCGTCATTTATGCGTACAAAGATGAGCTCGATGCCGCCCGCAATATGTTTGCCGCTGCCTTGGAAGCCAAGCCCGATCACGTGCTTGCCGGATACGGAAAGAAACTGATGGAAAAGCGGCTTGCGCCGTAA
- a CDS encoding tRNA threonylcarbamoyladenosine dehydratase, producing MLHQFSRNELAIGPEGLERLKNATVAVLGVGGVGSFAVEALARSGVGRLVLVDRDNVDITNINRQIHALLSTIGRPKVELMKERIADINPACEVIALQMFYTEETYEQFFAYDLDFVIDASDTIVYKVHLMKQCLKRGIPIISSMGAANKMDPTRFRIVDISKTHTDPIAKVIRAKLRKEGIRRGIPVVFSDEKPVKIREDVRQVVGNDASPIRKAKMPPSSNAFVPSVAGLIMASYVINELLKDIPIARVSE from the coding sequence ATGAACTCGCGATTGGCCCTGAAGGGTTGGAACGCTTAAAAAACGCCACCGTCGCCGTCCTTGGCGTCGGCGGTGTCGGGTCGTTCGCCGTCGAGGCGCTCGCCCGCTCCGGCGTCGGCCGGTTGGTGCTTGTTGATCGCGATAACGTCGATATCACCAACATCAACCGGCAAATCCATGCGTTGCTCTCGACCATCGGGCGTCCGAAAGTGGAGCTCATGAAAGAGCGCATCGCCGACATCAACCCGGCGTGCGAGGTGATCGCTTTGCAAATGTTTTATACAGAAGAGACGTATGAGCAATTTTTCGCCTATGATCTGGATTTTGTCATCGATGCGTCCGACACGATTGTGTACAAAGTGCATTTGATGAAACAATGCCTCAAGCGCGGCATTCCGATCATTTCCAGCATGGGTGCGGCGAACAAAATGGATCCGACCCGCTTTCGTATTGTCGACATTTCAAAAACGCACACCGATCCGATTGCGAAAGTCATCCGCGCCAAGCTGCGCAAAGAAGGGATTCGCCGCGGCATTCCGGTCGTCTTTTCCGATGAGAAGCCGGTGAAAATCCGCGAAGACGTTCGCCAAGTCGTCGGCAACGATGCTTCGCCGATCCGCAAAGCGAAAATGCCGCCATCATCGAACGCGTTTGTTCCGTCGGTTGCCGGGCTTATTATGGCGTCTTACGTCATCAATGAATTGTTAAAAGACATCCCCATCGCCCGCGTCAGCGAATGA